The sequence below is a genomic window from Lolium perenne isolate Kyuss_39 chromosome 4, Kyuss_2.0, whole genome shotgun sequence.
AGTAACTTGGCGACCTCATGTGTTGGAGTCGCAGGATCCGGCGAAGGGGGACAAGCCTGTGGTTGCAGAAGGGACAGGATATAGCAACAGTGCAAAGCGTATGGCTGGGATGCTGCAGTTCAGAGGTTGGGCGTTGCCGCTAGGACCCAAGCCGTAGGTGAGAGCTTGAGTGGTGCAATGGTCTAAAGAAACAGTGGATTTCGAGCCTTCAAACTGTTTCAGAGGCGTTTTTTGCGGTTGTAATTTGGTCCTACATCCCCATCTCCAATCAAACGAGCTTTGGTGGTAAGTGGTAACACAAGGTGGATCTTAGGATGGCTTAGCTGTTCTGGCAGCTCGATGGAAGCATTATGTGGGAGATGTCCAACAGTTTTTACAAGACAAATTCAATCAGATCTCGTACTTGTACTCAGCTAAAAGAGAAAGTAGCGAGTTTGTTTTCATCGAGGCAAAACGTCTCACTCCAGAACAACCTGTTATGAGTCCGTTTTCTTTGAAGGGTCAATGACGTGGCCGGCGAAGAGCACCGCACCGGACACCTCCTCCACGATGAAGAAAGCAAAAGGGTGGTCCGCGACGAAGTCCATAGGAGGTCTGCAGCTCTGAAGAATCACGGTGACCGCCGTGGAGGCGGCCGCCTCGGTTCCTTCTTCGTTTACTTCAATTACTGCTTTGTGGAACATATCTTCCACCGAAATATCGCTGGAATTGGCCTCCACCATGTCAGACAGATCGGCGTTGCCGAATGCCGCCCGGAGCCCCAAGCTCTTGAGAACTTCCTTCATGCTGCAGAAGAAGGACAACTTGAACTTGGGGAGACCGAACCTGGTCATGCTCTTTGGCCTCGTGGGAAGGTGGTCAAACAAGAAGCTTGGGCCGCCAGACGACATCTGGTTGGCAAGGCTACGCAGCCCGTCCCGCGCGGTTGGGAGGAAGATGCACATTGAGTACCGTACCCCGCCGCCATTCTTCCCCTGCTTGTACGGGAGCTTGAGCACCTTGAACCCGTCGTAGCATGACACCATGTACTTGCAGCTTCCGCTTCCGGCCATGAATGGCACGCGGACGGTGGTGCCGTCGTGGCGGTAGAACGTGTGCTCTTTGGTGCCGCTCCGGCGGAAGGCCTTCTCCCACTCGCCTTTGAAGTAGATGGCATTGGTGAGCACGAGCCTGGTGTCGACGTGCACGGAGCCAGGCGGGAGGACGGAAGTGATTAGTTTCTTCGTGGCCTCCGCGACCCAGCTGTTGATCTCCTCCCTTGAATCCTCTGCCTGCAAAACAGGCCAGTTCACATGGATCGATCATGGTCACAACTCACAACTCACAAATAGTACGTGAGCTATATAGCTTTGGCGGCATACTATGGCTGACCTTTCTTACAAAGTCAAGGGCGCGTACTTCCGCCTTGTAGGACTCAACGACGGCCTGCCGGTAGGCCGGCTTGAGCGACCAATCCTTCTGACACCACACACCGCACGCGGTCGTAACGACCAGCGGCCTTGACGGATCTtcgtcggcggcggcgaggacgccCTCCGCCACGGCTCGCACGACTCCCGCGACCTCGTCACGCGAAACGGCGCCGAGCACGGCTAGGACCTCGTCCTAACGCGGTGTAGATGGCAAATCCTATACATCGCCTGTTAGCGGCAGGGAATACGTCCCGCCCGCTAACATGACGACTTGAGCCGCGGCCCATTAGCACGGCTATTCTATTTACGCgcggttttttgtttttttttattatGGTTCTTCGATTTGGTTAGTTTTCTTCGGTTTTCGTTTTTTctgcctttttcttttctctgTTTCTTCTTTTTTGATtgatttaaaaaaataaaaagtgatttttttaaaattttaaacaagaaattttgatttttttgaaaaattaagtttgatccaaaaaaaaaaattgaacaacaaaaaacttgagcaaaaAAGTTAAAATTTGAGCAAATTTCAAAGTTAAGAAAATTTTGAATCTGAGTAAATTTCGAATCTGAGCAAATTTCAAATCTTAGCAAATTTTAAACCTTCACAAATTTCGAACCGAGCGATTTTCGAATCTATGCAAAATAACGAACGACTTGAAGTGGTGTTGGGCGATGCTTCATGGGCCAAGCCCAAATCGATGAGACCTGCATGCGTAGCCTATTAACGCACGCTAAGGAGGGATGTTTAGGCGCTCCCGGTGTAGATGGACAACGGCGAGCCAAATGTGTTTCGGTTTGTGCCGAAAGGCCTTACTAAACACTGTTCTGGCGGGCTGGAAATTTCCGGCCAGAAACCGGTGGGCCGGTCAGGTTTTTGGCCTAGGCTGTGAAACCAGCACGTGTTCTGGTCAGCTGGTCTGTGCGCCTGACCAAATCGGCTCTGCCGGTTTACCGTCGGTTTAGGTCGCATGAATCTCCAAACGGCTAGTTTTTTCCTTGTACTACAAATAGCCCTTTTTCCTCTCTGAGGAGGTAAGACCAACCATTCTATttgctctctctcatactccattatcGAACCTCAAAAGCTTGCTTCCTGTCCATTCCCTCCCGTGATTCTTGCTAttcttgagagaaaattgcaCAAACCAGCAACTCTTGGGGTCATTATTGCACAAACCAGAGACTCAAATATTTTGTTGCACAAAGACTCTAGTACTGTGTTTGGATGCATGGAATTGGGCTTGGAATCACCGAATCTGGAATTCGTGAGCTCCACCGTTTGGATAGGCCTTAGAATTGGAGCCCGGAAACCGAGCCCAAATTCCACGACCGAATCGGTATGTGTTAACATCCCGCGAAACTTTCCGAGACCAGATCCTCGGAATCACTCGGAAACTGACGCCTCTTGCTCGCGAGCACAAAAGAGCAAGCACCAacgcgccgtcgccgtcgccgcctccatCCCGACGCAGGTTCGCCCCAGGTTCgcccctcctcttctcccgccagTTGCGCTCGACGGCAAGCACATGGTGAATGGCGGCGGCCCTTTGCCGCGAGCTCTGGACATCGGAGGCGCTCGGCGGAGGCTCCTGGCTGCGAGCGGAGACGGGCGGCGCTCGTCTCCTGGCCGCGAATGGAGGCGCACGGCGGAGGCGCCTGGCCGCGAGCGGAGGCGCGCGGTGCTCGGCCCCTGGCCGCGAGCAGAGACGCGCGGCGCTCGGCCCCTGGCCGCGAGCGGAGGCGTGCAGCGCTCGGCGCGCTCAGCGTCGAAGATGGCGGCCTCGATCTGGGAGGGCGGATCTAGGCGGGTACCGTGTCGGGGAAGACGAATCCAGGCAATCCCGCGTCGGAGACGGCGGCCGCCTCGCCGGAAAGGGCCGGACGGAGCTGGGAACAATGGGGATGAGGCCGAAATCTGTGGTCTACCTCGTCTATTTTTATTATGGGGATGAGGCCGTTTAATTCTTTATTCGGTTTTTTTTTAATATGGACACGATGGATAGCTGTGGTCAATTTTTGTGTGTGCTAACTAACATGTACACAAATTTATATTGTTTAGATTTAACAAAACACCAAATTCCAGCGTTTGTACATCCAAACAGGATTTGGAATTGGTTCACCTTTCGATTTCAACATGAAATTCCGAGCACATCCAAACAGCTGAATTCTATTTCAGAGCCAATTCATTTCCATCTCAGATTTGGAAAGTGATAGTCCAATTCAATTCCATGTAGGAttctatgcatccaaacacagcataGGGGTAATTGGTTGCATGGAGCTCTAATTAACAGATTACACAATTAAACAACATGCTTGCAGAGAGGATTAAAATGGTTATTAGATTGATAGGCTCCAAACGAGTTTCCCATGAGCGGGTTTCTTTAAGTAGGTGCCTTCAATCAAATATTTTTGGAGGTGCTCGAAATTAAAACCTGTCTCCAATAATTTTGGAGGCGGTTAGCCTGTCGGCAATAAAAGAATTTTTAGAGGTGGTGGAAAATAAAACCTCCCCTTGGGTCGATTGAGGGACGGTCAGAAAATGCGCCCGCCTAGAGATTTTATTCTTTGGAGGAGGCGTCAAATAAAAACCGGGTACGAGTCTTGATTTAGTATACAATGGCTAGTTTTTACTGTCCGAAAAAATTCAGAAATCCGGAAATAACGGCTATGTTGCACTAGAATTTCCGCCAAACGTTACCCAATTGGATTGTTTTCCCAAGGAATGGGAATCCCAAGGAGGGCGACGACGAATACCGGACGCTCCGGCTTATTCACCAGAGCGGTGTGATAATATTTAGATGGTCCGATGGCTGCAGACAACAACTGTGAAAACATGGATAGCCCGTAGACATTCAGACGACCCATATATAGCAGATCCGGATGGATTATTCGGTCATCACCGCCGCTTAGAGGAGGTGAGGTTTTTTTTTACACCGACTCCAATATCTTTGGGACATCCGTAAAAAGTCGAGCATCCCGGAGGTGTAAAGACGAGCCGTATATGTAGCCAATTGTGTGTGTGCAAGCGGTCGATTATATCACCCACTCTGAAGAACGGATTTTTGGAGGTGGTCCAATGAAAATCCAAACCACGGGCGCACCTCCTCCAATTGCCGGATCTGTACTAGTGATACAAAATCATTCAGATTTTAGtttctaagagcatcttcagtcgctTCCCCCAAACGGGACCCACTGCTCGAGTGCCTCCTGCTGCTGCCGTGGCCCTTAACGGACCATCTAAATATTTTCACACCGCTCTTGTGAATAAGCCGGAGCGTCCGCCATTCGTCGTCGCCCTCCTTGCGATTCCCATTCCTTGGGAAAACAATTCAATTGGGTAACGTTGGGCGGAAATTCTAGTGCAACATAGTTGTTATTTCCGGATTTCCGAATTTTTTCGGACAGTAAAAACTAGCCATTGTATACTAAATCAAGACTCGAACCTGGTTTTTATTTGACGCCTCCTCCAAAGAATAAAATCTCTAGGCGGGCGCATTTTCTGACCGCCCCTCAATCGACCCAAGGGGAGGTTTTATTTTCCACCACCTCTAAAAATTCTTTTATTGCCAAAGGCTAACCGCCTCCAAAATTATTGGAGACAGGTTTTAATTTCGAGCACCTCCAAAAATATTTGATTGAAGGCACCTACTTAAAGAAAACCGATCATGGGAAACTCGTTTGGAGCCTATCCATCTAATAACCATTTTAATCCTCTCTGCAAGCATGTTGTTTAATTGCATAATCTGTTAATTAGAGCTCCATGCAACCAATTACCCCTAGAGTCACTGGTTTGTGCAACAAAATATTTGAGTCACTGGTTTGTGCAACAATGACCCGAAGAGTTGCTGGTTTGTGCAATTTTCTCTATTCTTGAGGATTTTGGAAgacaagatctagatctacaatgtcCACCAATTATTTCCTCCTCTGAGTGagaggaactcttgggatctagatcttgaagtcatttgttgattttctTAGCTACTTCTCATACAAGTCGATAACCCCTGAAATTGgacctaaataaatattaatgCTTATAGCTGGTCCCTACTATTATATATGAATGTTTCTTTCAAACGCTCTTACTgaatcctttgattcataggataagAAATTCATAGGATTAAGATGTTGCGCCTAGTTAATACCAAGGATGAGTTCTCTTTGATTGTACCAAAGAAATTTCTCATGAGGTATGAGCTGATGTTTTGTTTCTATGAAATTTGCACTACAAAATTCCTGTAGGacgtgttcctatgaatcaaacaactagtgtagaAAAAATTGTTATAGAATCTAAATTCTACACAATTTCTTCACGAATCCTATAAATAAAATAAGCCTTCGACAATAATGGTGCTCCTTCCTTTCAGACATCATTGCAAACTCACGGGCCCTGCGCCACACATTCCTAGTACTATATAAAAAGAACACACAGTTTTGCTTGCCTCTCAGCTGCCCTGGTTATTATTCATAGCATAGATGAACAATGTGTGCTACAGTCCAATGAACAGTACACGCTACAGTGGTATATATTTAGGTGTTTTCGTCCCACACCGATGAACAGTGTCTACCGGTTCACCGTTACTTTCCCATAAAATCATCCATTTTAGCTACGGTGTTTCGGTAATACTTCGGCGAAACAAGTTATACCGTTGGTCAACCTCTTCTTTTGCAGTACTTAAAAATATGCTAGATTGTGCATCGTCTATTTTATCCGACATCAACCTTATCTTTTGCAGTACTTTGAAAACAAAACAATAAATCGTGTGTCTCTCTTTTATTTGGGAAAATATTGCTGCCCACTCCAGCAAAAATACTACAACTTACTGTAGCAAATAATTTCTAGATTCGTCAACTCTTTTGTTTGGGAAACACTACCGACTTTTTCTGGATCATTGGTGCCTTTTTTATCCGATAAAATACCATTGCCTACTTTAAAATCCTCTCTTAACATTCATCGTTCTTTTATCCGACAAAAGTATTACTACGTACCTGATCCAAAATTTTGCTAGATTCGTCGACTCTTTTATTCGGGAAACATACTACCGTCTTCTTCTGGATCGTCCGTCGCCTCTTTTATCCGTTAAAGTAATATTGCGTACTTCAAAAATCCTCTTTTAACGTTCATCATCTTTTTTATCTAGCAAAAGTATTACTGCCTACTTAAAATCCTCTTTATTAGGTAAAAATATTACAATCGACTTAAAAAAGATATTGCATTATTCTTCATCTCTTTTATTTGGGAAACTTCTTATGGAAACAAATAGTTAGATTGTTCATTGTCTCTTTTATGCAGTAAAAATACTACTACATACTTTAAATCAATACCCATCATTCGTCGCCTCTTTTATTCAGGAGAGAGACTACTGTCTTATTCTACAATGGCTAAAAAATACTTTATAATTCCACACATCTTTTATTCGTGGAAATATTTACTATCTTCTTTTATTAATGAACTTACGATCACCCCAGCCGGTACAACTCCTTGCCCTTCTTTTATCTGTGTCTACAACGCTATTTTGCAGTGTTTTCGCCCTTACTTCCCAAAAAATGCTAGACCGTTCGTCAACGTACCCTCTACAATGCTTTGAAATAAAAAAAATTTGACCAACATAGCACTGCCTTCATCTACATTGACATAAAAAAATCATTATTCATCCCCTCTTTTATTCGGAAAAAAATACTAGCTTTCTAAGACATGTGCATGGGGTGTCATCTTTGGAGTACAACTTCCTACATCTCTTTTATCTTTGAACTACTGTGCTTTGCTGTAGTGTTTCAAACTTACCATCTACAATATTTCAGAAAGAAAATGTTAGTAGCTTCTCCAGTACTTTGGAAAAAAAAATATACAGGATCGTTCGTCGCTTGCTTTATCAGGGAAACATAGTACGACACCCTTTAAAAGAAAATACTTCATCATTTGTCACCTCTTCTATTCGGAAAATATACTATTGCTTTTTTTTTTCTACGGTAACTTTAGGAAAAAGGATGCTCCTTCATTTGTGCACTCTTTTATTTGAAAATAATATTACTATCTTCTTTCATTTATCACGCTCTACAGCTTCGTAGCTTGTATTATTATCCATGCAAAATGATACTCTCGCCATAGTGTTAGTATCCTAACTAGTATCATGCATCTTAGCCCCACTAAAAtgttgatgtggcagctaattactaTGGAGGGAGAAAATTAGAGTAACGTAGGTGAATACCGTATCATAGCGCATATCACGAAAAAAGTTAgtgtcaaatagatcttgtacacaaatttgtattAATATTATACAAATCAATAAATGAAGTAAAACTTTGATACTAgcccatgatactatgcattatagaggTAGTAGTATCATAAAAAAATATCATATGCATGGTATTActatatgatactacccactatggcTAGCCATGCACCGTCAGCCTGCCATCAAGTGTTTTCTGCCAAGTTTCCACATTGTTCATTCCACAAAGTATATCGACTACAGGAATCGACGTAGACGCCGACGgccagctgccctcggcgtagccacgcctggccctcggcgtaggctacgccgacggcagccctcggcatagcgCCTCGGCGTTCAGGTCCCTCGGCACCTGGCACCGTGCCGTCGGCGTAGAcccggccgtcggcgtacgccgcATATGCCGACGGTGCGACCTCACCCTCGGCGTAGCTGCCCTCGGTGTTTGGCCACGGCGCGCCGTCGCCGTTAACGGTGCTCCATCAGACGCCGACGGTCGTGCCCTCGGCATAGCCACGCCATCTGGGCGCCGTGGGGCGACGTGGCGCGTCGCGAGGCTGCCACGTGTGgcgtctacgccgacggccaggccCTCGGCGACTGCATGGCCCATGCAGTGGACACGCGGCACGCTGGGCGCGGCTGCCAGGCGGGGGTCTACGCCAACggcaatgccgtcggcatagacctGACCATATGGTCGCAGCAGGGGTCTATGCCgacagcgattccgacgctccggtggtctgtatcttggaaaaccctagggcggggaccccacagatctacccctatagctatctccgtgcgagggtttaccagtggactttttttatttattttgctttgtttaggacatatgtacattgaaaccataggttgggcatactttaccataaaataggctccgtttgagccatggcgggggtttccacatacagatcctggattttagcaAGTGGTAGCCCATTAtgtggaaatcgtcaacgccgggtacatccaaggttagccaaaccttacatcacacgtgtacatatatgttaggggcagatgcaagttttccaacaattctgaccctccggtgatctgtatcttggaaaaccctagggcgggaccccgcagatctacccctagggttagggttaggccgggttatagttagggttagcaatgtatgtgaaaaccctagggttagggttagggtgagagttagggttagagttagcgttagcaatgtatgtggaaaccctagggttagggttagggctagagttagggttagggttagagttagggttaaagttagcaatgtatgtggaaacccgggttagggttagggttagagttagggttagagttagcgttagcaatgtatgtggaaaccctagggttagggttagagttagggttaaagttagcaatgtatgccatctacgaattcttaaaaaatagaaccattttttaataattcatactagtaaa
It includes:
- the LOC127346813 gene encoding serpin-Z2A-like; the protein is MGHAVAEGLAVGVDATRGSLATRHVAPRRPDGVAMPRARPSASDGAPLTATARRGQTPRAATPRDEVLAVLGAVSRDEVAGVVRAVAEGVLAAADEDPSRPLVVTTACGVWCQKDWSLKPAYRQAVVESYKAEVRALDFVRKAEDSREEINSWVAEATKKLITSVLPPGSVHVDTRLVLTNAIYFKGEWEKAFRRSGTKEHTFYRHDGTTVRVPFMAGSGSCKYMVSCYDGFKVLKLPYKQGKNGGGVRYSMCIFLPTARDGLRSLANQMSSGGPSFLFDHLPTRPKSMTRFGLPKFKLSFFCSMKEVLKSLGLRAAFGNADLSDMVEANSSDISVEDMFHKAVIEVNEEGTEAAASTAVTVILQSCRPPMDFVADHPFAFFIVEEVSGAVLFAGHVIDPSKKTDS